One Bufo gargarizans isolate SCDJY-AF-19 chromosome 4, ASM1485885v1, whole genome shotgun sequence DNA window includes the following coding sequences:
- the SELENOT gene encoding thioredoxin reductase-like selenoprotein T, with protein sequence MAVRCVSWLLLVSGVLAAVLSAASADGNGVPSKKLKMQYTAGPLLKFQICISUGYRRVFEEYMRVISQRYPDIRIEGENYLPHALYRHIASFLSVFKLVLIGLIIVGKDPFAFLGMQAPGLWLWGQENKVYACMMVFFLSNMIENQCMSTGAFEVTLNDVPVWSKLESGHLPSMQQLVQIIDNEMKLNVNMDAIHNHHRS encoded by the exons ATGGCGGTGCGGTGCGTTtcgtggttgctgctggtgagcggCGTCCTGGCCGCTGTGCTGAGCGCCGCCTCGGCGGACGGGAACGGTGTACCGAGCAAGAAGCTGAAGATGCAGTACACGGCGGGGCCGCTGCTCAAGTTTCAGATATG CATCTCCTGAGGTTACCGGCGGGTGTTTGAAGAGTACATGCGGGTCATCAGCCAGCGGTACCCAGACATCCGCATCGAAGGAGAGAATTATCTTCCCCACGCCCTTTATAG ACACATTGCCTCGTTCCTGTCAGTCTTCAAGCTAGTATTAATAGGATTAATAATCGTCGGAAAGGATCCCTTTGCATTTTTGGGCATGCAAGCTCCAGGTCTTTGGCTGTGGGGACAAGAAAATAAG GTCTATGCCTGCATGATGGTTTTCTTCCTGAGCAACATGATTGAGAACCAGTGTATGTCCACCGGGGCCTTCGAGGTCACTTTGAATG ATGTACCTGTGTGGTCAAAGCTAGAATCTGGTCATCTCCCGTCAATGCAGCAGCTTGTCCAAATTATTGATAATGAAATGAAGCTAAATGTTAACATGGATGCGATTCACAACCACCACCGCTCATAG